A window from Longimicrobiaceae bacterium encodes these proteins:
- a CDS encoding aconitase family protein: MIASLLSRKIEKLPPDVRLEGRILFLVDDPEMVRAQLDGQDVELTDEVRANLRDNISTDEITPAYICYYFDETLGEFPYLGLKAGNEFPIKQGSVKKGGFVASVSGRRRGKGSSREQSPYAEMMAGIRVVIAENIERIYRENCQNLGVLTSTNFELVDRIRRGDTIPLTEFTEGADEITRGIIEHGGLFNYNVARLQGTVRTPPISCHAPRGSAPRDALDVRQLRGSGESNIPEPMTGVSGAAPQFAATSTSNVGSDTVGAPHGSHHGGARAMTIAEKIFARRWVTDLSKGDIGVDWVQPGDSGFVQTDIRFSHEYVTPMSAIFFEQLVGEHEKVLEPESILFFRDHLTFLKDAMSPERVQLGLLDVANQLEVKQREFAEKQGVRLYGELGHGKHGSEAICHSKILESYALPGQVIIGSDSHTPHAGAVGCVAFGVGTTAIFNSWITKDVRVEVPQSFRVVVSGDKPDNVTAKDFMLEILRNPYIKDGHAIGQIIEYAGPAVEALSVDERATMTNMAAEVGAFTGIVAPDAKTVEYLVAQRGMTRAQAEALIDGLYSDDGAEYVKTIEIDASTLKPMIALPGDPGNGQNVEELDERVRIDIAYAGSCTAGKKEDMDMYARVVREAAERGKRKPDDVQFYIQCGSQEVYSYCQEMGYDKLFEQVGATFIEPSCGACINAGPGVSRKPTDVTISAINRNFPGRSGPGQLYLASPYTVAASAMAGYITAYEPQEEPVGA; the protein is encoded by the coding sequence TCACGGACGAGGTGCGCGCCAACCTGCGCGACAACATCTCGACCGACGAGATCACGCCGGCTTACATCTGCTACTACTTCGACGAGACGCTGGGCGAGTTCCCGTACCTGGGCCTCAAGGCCGGGAACGAGTTCCCCATCAAGCAGGGCAGCGTGAAGAAGGGCGGTTTCGTCGCCTCGGTCTCCGGACGTCGCCGCGGCAAGGGCAGCTCGCGCGAGCAGAGCCCGTACGCCGAGATGATGGCGGGCATCCGCGTGGTCATCGCCGAGAACATCGAGCGCATCTACCGCGAGAACTGCCAGAACCTGGGCGTCCTGACGTCCACCAACTTCGAGCTGGTGGACCGCATCCGCCGCGGCGACACCATCCCGCTCACGGAGTTCACCGAGGGCGCGGACGAGATCACCCGCGGCATCATCGAGCACGGCGGGCTGTTCAACTACAACGTCGCGCGGCTTCAGGGCACGGTGCGCACGCCGCCCATCTCCTGCCACGCACCGCGGGGCTCGGCCCCGCGCGACGCACTGGACGTGCGCCAGCTGCGCGGCAGCGGCGAGAGCAACATCCCAGAGCCCATGACAGGCGTGAGCGGCGCCGCTCCGCAGTTCGCCGCCACCTCCACGTCCAACGTGGGCAGCGACACCGTCGGCGCGCCGCACGGCTCCCATCACGGCGGCGCACGGGCGATGACGATCGCGGAGAAGATCTTCGCGCGCCGGTGGGTCACCGACCTGTCGAAGGGTGACATCGGCGTGGACTGGGTGCAGCCGGGCGACTCCGGGTTCGTGCAGACCGACATCCGCTTCTCGCACGAGTATGTGACGCCCATGTCGGCCATCTTCTTCGAGCAGCTGGTGGGCGAGCACGAGAAGGTGCTGGAGCCGGAGTCGATCCTCTTCTTCCGCGACCACCTGACGTTCCTCAAGGACGCCATGTCGCCGGAGCGGGTGCAGCTGGGCCTGCTGGACGTGGCGAACCAGCTGGAGGTGAAGCAGCGCGAGTTCGCGGAGAAGCAGGGCGTGCGGCTGTACGGCGAGCTGGGCCACGGCAAGCACGGCTCCGAGGCCATCTGCCACTCCAAGATCCTGGAGAGCTACGCGCTGCCCGGCCAGGTGATCATCGGCTCGGACTCGCACACCCCGCATGCGGGGGCGGTGGGCTGCGTGGCGTTCGGCGTGGGGACCACGGCCATCTTCAACTCGTGGATCACCAAGGACGTGCGCGTGGAGGTGCCGCAGAGCTTCCGCGTGGTCGTGAGCGGCGACAAGCCCGACAACGTGACGGCCAAGGACTTCATGCTGGAGATCCTGCGCAACCCGTACATCAAGGACGGGCACGCGATCGGGCAGATCATCGAGTACGCCGGGCCGGCCGTGGAGGCGCTTTCGGTGGATGAGCGCGCGACCATGACCAACATGGCGGCCGAGGTGGGCGCGTTCACCGGCATCGTCGCGCCCGACGCGAAGACCGTCGAGTACCTGGTGGCCCAGCGCGGGATGACGCGCGCCCAGGCCGAGGCGCTGATCGACGGCCTCTACTCCGACGACGGCGCCGAGTACGTGAAGACGATCGAGATCGACGCCTCCACGCTTAAGCCCATGATCGCGCTGCCCGGCGACCCCGGCAACGGCCAGAACGTGGAGGAGCTGGACGAGCGGGTGCGCATCGACATCGCGTACGCGGGGAGCTGCACGGCAGGCAAGAAGGAGGACATGGACATGTACGCCCGCGTGGTCCGCGAGGCCGCCGAGCGCGGCAAGCGCAAGCCCGACGACGTGCAGTTCTACATCCAGTGCGGCTCGCAGGAGGTGTACAGCTACTGCCAGGAGATGGGCTACGACAAGCTCTTCGAGCAGGTGGGCGCCACCTTCATCGAGCCGTCGTGCGGCGCGTGCATCAACGCTGGCCCCGGCGTGTCGCGCAAGCCGACCGATGTGACCATCAGCGCCATCAACCGCAACTTCCCCGGCCGCTCGGGACCGGGCCAGCTCTACCTGGCGTCGCCCTATACGGTGGCCGCATCCGCCATGGCCGGCTACATCACCGCGTACGAGCCCCAAGAGGAGCCCGTCGGCGCCTGA
- a CDS encoding type II toxin-antitoxin system HicB family antitoxin has protein sequence MSAKEEAAKLIDSLPQNATWGEILYAVQRGSAGGRNRPAAVRELQAPYGSEYATYAREEEAMHRDFDVVIERDTEGLYVASVPALRGCHTQAGTLDVLMERVREAIELCVEVAGAASTEFVGIRRVSVPA, from the coding sequence GTGAGCGCAAAAGAAGAAGCCGCGAAGCTCATCGATTCGCTTCCCCAGAATGCTACCTGGGGCGAGATCCTGTATGCCGTGCAGCGGGGCTCCGCCGGCGGCAGGAACCGGCCTGCCGCGGTGCGCGAGCTTCAGGCGCCGTACGGCAGCGAATACGCAACCTACGCCAGGGAAGAAGAGGCCATGCACCGAGACTTCGACGTGGTGATCGAGCGGGACACCGAGGGGCTGTACGTGGCGTCGGTGCCGGCGCTGCGCGGGTGCCACACGCAGGCGGGCACCCTCGACGTGCTCATGGAGCGCGTCCGCGAGGCCATCGAGCTGTGCGTGGAGGTAGCGGGCGCGGCGTCCACGGAGTTCGTGGGCATCCGCCGCGTGTCCGTTCCCGCGTGA